From the genome of Vulpes lagopus strain Blue_001 chromosome 2, ASM1834538v1, whole genome shotgun sequence, one region includes:
- the FEM1B gene encoding protein fem-1 homolog B, with amino-acid sequence MEGLAGYVYKAASEGKVLTLAALLLNRSESDIRYLLGYVSQQGGQRSTPLIIAARNGHAKVVRLLLEHYRVQTQQTGTVRFDGYVIDGATALWCAAGAGHFEVVKLLVSHGANVNHTTVTNSTPLRAACFDGRLDIVKYLVENNANISIANKYDNTCLMIAAYKGHTDVVRYLLEQRADPNAKAHCGATALHFAAEAGHIDIVKELIKWRAAIVVNGHGMTPLKVAAESCKADVVELLLSHADCDRRSRIEALELLGASFANDRENYDIMKTYHYLYLAMLERFQDGDNILEKEVLPPIHAYGNRTECRNPQELESIRQDRDALHMEGLIVRERILGADNIDVSHPIIYRGAVYADNMEFEQCIKLWLHALHLRQKGNRNTHKDLLRFAQVFSQMIHLNETVKAPDIECVLRCSVLEIEQSMNRVKNIPDADVHNAMDNYECNLYTFLYLVCISTKTQCSEEDQCKINKQIYNLIHLDPRTREGFTLLHLAVNSNTPVDDFHTNDVCSFPNALVTKLLLDCGAEVNAVDNEGNSALHIIVQYNRPISDFLTLHSIIISLVEAGAHTDMTNKQNKTPLDKSTTGVSEILLKTQMKMSLKCLAARAVRANDINYQDQIPRTLEEFVGFH; translated from the exons ATGGAGGGCCTGGCCGGCTACGTCTACAAGGCGGCCAGCGAGGGCAAGGTGCTGACCCTGGCCGCCTTGCTTCTCAACCGCTCCGAAAGCGACATCCGCTACCTGCTGGGCTATGTCAGCCAGCAGGGAGGGCAGCGCTCCACGCCCCTCATCATCGCAGCCCGCAACGGCCACGCCAAGGTGGTGCGCTTGCTGCTGGAGCATTACCGGGTGCAGACGCAGCAGACGGGCACCGTCCGCTTCGACGG GTACGTCATTGACGGGGCTACCGCTCTTTGGTGTGCAGCAGGAGCCGGACATTTTGAAGTTGTTAAACTTCTAGTCAGCCACGGAGCCAACGTGAACCACACCACAGTGACTAACTCAACCCCTCTGCGGGCAGCATGCTTTGATGGCAGGCTGGACATTGTGAAATACTTGGTTGAAAATAATGCCAACATCAGCATTGCCAACAAATACGACAACACCTGCCTGATGATTGCAGCATATAAGGGACACACTGACGTGGTGAGATACCTTCTAGAACAACGTGCCGATCCCAATGCTAAAGCACATTGTGGAGCCACCGCACTGCACTTTGCAGCAGAAGCCGGGCACATAGATATTGTGAAAGAGCTGATAAAATGGCGCGCTGCTATAGTGGTGAATGGCCATGGGATGACGCCATTAAAAGTAGCTGCCGAAAGCTGTAAAGCTGATGTCGTCGAACTGTTGCTCTCTCATGCTGATTGTGACCGAAGAAGTCGGATTGAAGCTTTGGAACTCTTGGGTGCCTCCTTTGCAAACGACCGTGAGAACTATGACATCATGAAGACGTACCACTATTTATATTTAGCCATGTTGGAGAGGTTTCAAGATGGTGATAACATTCTGGAGAAAGAGGTTCTCCCACCAATCCATGCTTATGGGAATAGAACAGAATGTAGAAATCCTCAGGAACTGGAATCCATTCGGCAAGACAGAGATGCTCTTCATATGGAAGGCCTTATAGTTCGGGAACGGATTTTAGGTGCTGACAATATTGATGTGTCCCATCCCATCATTTACAGGGGAGCTGTTTATGCGGATAACATGGAATTTGAACAGTGTATCAAGCTGTGGCTGCACGCCTTGCACCTGAGACAGAAAGGCAACAGGAATACCCACAAGGATCTTCTTCGATTCGCTCAAGTTTTCTCACAGATGATACATTTGAATGAAACTGTGAAGGCCCCAGACATAGAATGTGTTTTGAGATGCAGCGTTTTGGAAATAGAACAGAGTATGAACAGAGTAAAAAATATTCCAGATGCTGATGTCCACAACGCTATGGACAATTATGAATGTAATCTCTATACCTTTCTGTATTTAGTGTGCATCTCCACCAAAACACAGTGTAGCGAAGAAGATCAGTGCAAAATTAACAAGCAGATCTACAACCTGATTCACCTTGATCCCAGAACTCGGGAAGGTTTCACCTTGCTGCATCTAGCTGTCAACTCCAATACCCCGGTTGATGATTTCCACACCAACGATGTCTGCAGCTTTCCAAACGCACTTGTCACAAAGCTGCTGCTGGACTGTGGTGCTGAGGTGAATGCTGTAGACAATGAGGGGAACAGTGCCCTTCACATTATTGTGCAGTACAACAGGCCCATCAGTGATTTTTTGACCTTGCACTCTATCATCATTAGCTTGGTTGAAGCCGGCGCTCACACTGACATGACAAATAAACAGAATAAGACTCCGCTAGACAAAAGTACCACTGGGGTATCTGAAATACTACTTAAAACTCAGATGAAGATGAGTCTCAAGTGCCTGGCTGCCCGAGCAGTTCGGGCTAATGACATTAACTACCAAGACCAGATCCCCAGAACTCTTGAAGAGTTTGTTGGATTTCATTAA